The stretch of DNA gaacataacCCTGTGGTAGTAGGCGATTGGCGCTTGATGAACATGCATGATCCAGAGGAGGGCATGCCACGGTACGCCACACCTCAGCCGGGTGGGGATGGATGGGCAGAACTCTGTGGAGGCCGTAGGCAGTTggcggatgaacagtagcccatggaggggcggTAGGAAATtgttggtggatgaacagtagcccgtggagaccgTAGTACGCCACACCTCGCCGATGAACATGGCCTCTTTTCTATCGTAGGCGGTTGAACAGAACTTTGTTTCGTTCGTTTTACgatacaccacacccctctcgatgaacatgactcCATGCATGTGTGGCGGAGGCCCATCTATTAGTGGGTGACGATGGGTGccctacacatgcctttttttaaTAGAAAACACCCTCGCTAAATTACACAAGAAAGCCTTAAATAGAGTCATAGATAGATGAGCCTCACCTGTCCATGAATAATACAAATTAATTTTGAAATGAAAACTGATATATCGCACATCTATCATGCATGTGTGACTATCTGGGTGGGCGGTGGGTTGCCACCCTCTTGCATCTCTAGAAGTGAAAACTATTAGGAAATAAATTAGGCAATTAGCACATGTTTAGCCGTCATTAGTAAGGGGTGTGTCCAATCCTAAAGAGTCATGTCTCTTCTCTCTTTATCGTTAACAGACACTTATTGTGAGGGGGTGACTTTGAACAAGCACCTCTTATTTTCATCTCCTTTCAGATGTAAtctctccgttccataatataagagcgttttttacattaGTAGAGTATATACAAACCGGGACTTTCAAATTTCAATCTCGTTTTACTCTAAAAAAACCAATCAAACAGAACTGAAAGTCTGAAACCAAACACTGGGCACAAATTCCGGAGCCTCGAGAGCCACCCGTCTCTCCACTCCATTCTACGGGCTCAGCAATTAAGGCCCAGTTAGCCTCTCCCTTTCTTAATTAATTAAGATTCCCAATTTTTCAGACCAACTCGCATTAATTAAGATTTATGTCGACCCTAATCTAGTCCCCGGCGCACGCACTGCGCTCGATAACAGCAGCACCCATGGCCACGGAGCCCGTGCAGAGACGCTCTCAGTCACGCCCCCACTTGCCATGGCGAGACTAACCTTCGCCGCCGGCGCTGGCGCCGTGGTGGTGGTGGCCACCGCGTGGCTCCTCGCCGCTGCTGGTGTAGCGGCCGGGGACCCGCCGCTCTCACCCAAAGGTCTCAACTATGAAGGTGGGTGCCCGCTTGCGGCTGGCGTTGGCTGGGGCGGCTGGGTTAGGGTTTGGGGATTTGGTACTGCGTGGAGGATGTTCTCGTGTTAACTGTGCTCGGTGCGCTTTGTGCGGCGTTTCAGTGGCGGCGCTGATGGCGGTGAAGAGCCGGATGCGGGACGAGAAGGGGGTGATGGCCGGGTGGGACATCAACTCCGTCGACCCCTGCACCTGGTCAATGGTCGCCTGCTCCCCCGACGGATTCGTCGTCTCGCTGTGAGATCTCGCTCCCTGATTTGTTGTCTTGTTGTCGGACTGCGCCTGCGCGGATGCTCCTTCTGTCGTCGTTGCTTTGCTGTTGTTGGTGATGCCGTGCTGTTTTGTTTGGATGCTGGAGCGCAGGCAGATGGCTAACAACGGATTGTCGGGGGCTCTGTCGCCGAGCATCGGGAACCTCAGTTACCTGCAGACAATGTAAGGCCTTGGAAACGAACTCACCAACCCGATCACAGTTCCTGTTTCCTTAGTTCATTTGACACGGTGTGTCTTGCAACACCGTTTCAAGTTTGTAGCTATCGAGCCGAATTGCTTCAAGATGAGGAGGTTCGTGCTTGTGTGTCTAGCCGTTGGAAAATTTGAAGCACAACTGCTGTTTAGGTTGCAGAGGCCAGGGAGTAATAAAGCTCTTTCTCCCCACCCAGCAAACAAAATTACTGTTTAGGCGATTCCGTCAGTGCCTGATCAGTATCGGGATAGTTAGGGAGCTGAAGGTAGGAACTATACAATGCAAGTCTTGCCTTTAGTTGAATTTATGATGCGTGCAAACTCTCAAGGCCAGGACAAGAactggtgaatagaataatgctgaGAGATCACAGGCGGTACAACCCCTCCTGAACaaaatttcttttctttatttgacaAGAATGGGTGTTATTGGGCGTGCCATATTCTTTCAGAACTCAACACAGCTAAATCAAGCTTACTTTCTAttcgcaaaaaaattaaaaaaatcaagcTTACTTTGTACGATTGACGGCAAACGTCCAGCAATACTTTCTATTCCTTATTGTACCCATCATACTGTGTTCACCCTACTTATATGAACATGACCTTATGCGCATTGTATGCATCATATTTATTATACTTGTGCTCTCTCAGTCATGAGATTGTATTCTTTCTACTGTACTGTTTGTAGATCTTGTTTCACTGACTTCCATCTGTCGCACTGAAAACGAAATTTACTACcaatgctttgttgctcaacctttTTTTCTTCTCTTGCCCCACTTCAGGTTACTACAGAATAACAGAATATCTGGTGAAATTCCTCCAGAGATAGGGAAGCTGGCCAATCTGAAAGCTCTTGATCTTTCAGGTAACCAGTTTATTGGTGAAATCCCGAATTCACTGGGGCAGCTTACTCAACTAAATTATTTGTAAGTATATGCTAATCTATTACCTCAAATTGACAATCTATCTATTTGGATTATTTATGTCTTGCTCTCTAAAGCATCACTGTGTCTGTTAGATTTACATGCATATGTTACAGGTGAATTCTGATTAAGTTTGTTGTGTATGCCTGCCCAAGAAACGAAAACTCCTCTGTTGTGAATACAACACATATGATGAATTCTAATTAAGTCTGGTCATACAATGTCAGATAGACCATGTAGAATTAAGCAATAACCACTACACCTGCGATACTAATCTATTGAACTAATTCCGAGTATAAAGCTAGCAAAGTCGTACAAGCTTGATGACACAATGTGTACAAATATTTTTTTTTGGAGCTATGTCACTGTTTGGAAAAAGCATGCATACAATTGTAACACAACAGTCATACATGCACATGAACCATATTTGGAATTATGTCTAGAACTCTAGATATATTGTTCCTCTTTTGCCCGTGGGCCACGGCAACTAAGTGAAATTGTTGTATGTTTGTACTCCCTCCGGTTCCAATTACTTGTCGCGAGCGCTATAGAAATAACATTTTGCAAAAAGGTCCTCCCGGTTTTGAATCTTCTCCATCCTGGCCCTCGTCCCGTGGCTTGGAAGCTCCTTCGCTGCTCCGCCGTCCTTCCCCGCCGGCCGCCTACCTCCGCCCCAATCAAGAGCCTGATTTCGGCTGTTGCTGCGCTGCTCCGCCATCCGCAGCTCTGTCTCCCTCCGCCGCAGCGCCGTTGTCCTTCCCCGCCGGCTGCCTGCCTCCACTCCAATTGAGAGCTCCGTCACCGAGGTCTGCCGTTGCTGCGCTGCTCCGCCGTCCGCAGCTCCCTCACCCTCCGCCGCAACATCGACATCCTTCCCCGCCGGCCGCAGGTCCCTCGCCGGCGCCACCCTCCGCTCCAATCGAGAGCCCAAGGTCCGCCGCTGCTCCGCCGTCCGCAGCTCCTTAACCCTCTGCCGCTGCTCCGCGTCCGCAGCTCCCTTACCCTTCGCCGCTGCTCCGGCGTTCATAGCTCCGACAACTCGAATTGATCATCTGCTCCTCTTGGCGTGAATTTGTGCTCTAAATACCACAAGGCTGGAGCGATTTGAACTGAAATTTTCACGTCCCCCATAAGCAATCACAAAAAGAGAGTAAGTACTCACATCCCCCATAAGCAATCACAAAAAGAGAGTAAGTACTACAGCTTGGTTCTGTTGCTCGATACCTGTGATTAATCTGCTGCTCCTATTGATCCTCTCGACGCAGCGGGCAGCGGCTACTGTCCTCTTGATCCTTTGATGTTCCTGTCAACTGGTTCCTCTCTGTTGTGTTCATCAAGGAAATGGTGATCACACTCTGAAGACTGTCAAATCACACTCTGAAGATCACACTCACaaatctgcaagcaaatcaaaaccTACAGATACTAGGTTAGCACACTCTGAAGATCACACTTACTCCATTTTCAGTAGACAGTAATTACTCTACTGTATATATTGTTGAATAGTGTACATCAAAGTAGAGCACACCCAAAAATTCAGTGTAGACAGTAGGAGTAAGCATAGACAGTAGACAATAGGAGAAAGTAAAAACAATGTAGGCTTCTCTTTTTGGCTGATTTTTGTTTATTATACTGGTGTCACTGTATTGACAGCAAAAAATAATAAGATGTAAATTTCACCAAGAAGTAATAAGATGCTAAGGAGTATTGTTGTCAAAGTGTCAACAGTAGGAGTACCTTTTGTTTTGCTGTTTTGTTCTTGGAAGTAATAACATGTTGTTAACTGACATTAACATGCCATTCTGTTCTGTTCTTGGAGTAGTTCCAATAACATGTTGTTAACTGAGTTCCTATAACAGTGAAACAGTAATTAGTTAGACAGTGAATAAAGCAATACCCCTGACTGAAACATAAAGCATACAAAAGGAATATATGGTTGATGATCTACTGCCAAAACAAAATAAAGCAGTACAGATACAAGAGTAACTTGCTTATTTTCATGCTTACTGTCATGCTTTTTTAAATGAATGCTTATTGTCATGATCAGGTGAGAACATGTTGAGGACCTGAATCAGAACAGAGAGCAGAGGTACAACACTATGGTGCTCCCAGATCTGAATAGCACTCCACCTGGAGGAGAGGAAGATGTACATatgtctgaagaag from Triticum dicoccoides isolate Atlit2015 ecotype Zavitan chromosome 6A, WEW_v2.0, whole genome shotgun sequence encodes:
- the LOC119316350 gene encoding uncharacterized protein LOC119316350, giving the protein MNAGAAAKGKGAADAEQRQRVKELRTAEQRRTLGSRLERRVAPARDLRPAGKDVDVAAEGEGAADGGAAQQRQTSVTELSIGVEAGSRRGRTTALRRRETELRMAEQRSNSRNQALDWGGGRRPAGKDGGAAKELPSHGTRARMEKIQNREDLFAKCYFYSARDK